TGTTGAATTATTAGATACTTCATTATTGTTATTCctattttttatgtattattcTTTTTGCCTCTCTAATGCTTGGATGCCTGTCCTTTTCTATCATCCACTTACATGAAAATAATTAGATACATCCATAGCCACTAAGGAGGGGAACACTCAAGCATAAGAAGCACATGGATCGGTCATTTTTAAGATCATATTTCCTAAAGCCTTTAGACAGGAAGAATGGATAAGGAGACATGATTTTTATCGAAGAATCAAGCTATGGTCCAAATCAGTGAGTTGCCAACTCAAGTGAAATGCTAGGATTAATAAAGGAAGCATATCTTTCATCTCTCGTAAAAAATCAGAAGGTGGATAAGTAAAAAAGATATGCCTTGTAAAGCAAAGATCTAAGGTTGCGTTTGGTGCATCATTTGGTAATCCTGAaagataatctggattaccatcattaaattatcaataatattgattactgtatttggtacatacaggtaatgttgcagtaaaattatcgaaaatcttaattgatatatttggtatgacgatcaaattatcagtaatatgaaattaaattctcaaaatattttcaataattttgcTTTGATACCTTTCTTTTTTCCTTGATGATAAATAACAAGAGTGATATGGATGTGGTGGTGGCACGAAGAAATAGCGGGATAAGGGATGTGGAGAACCGCGGACACTAGGAAGTGAGGATGGGGCGGGCATGTACAAAGCCATAGGGGTGGTTGGGATAGGGGTGGAGGAGCCATGGGGGCTAGAGGGTGGTGAGGGACAAGGGCGGAAGAGCCATGGGCCAGGGGCGCACGCGGAGAGGGATAGGGGGAGGGGGAAGGGTTGGACAATaaattttgtgtgatttttttgagagataattttgttcaaaatttttattgcaacattGCTAAAGAAatgataatctggatagccacccctCCTCAAGACAATTCAGATAGCCTTTCATAAAGCAATTTGGATTATCAAGATAATCTAGATTAGCATTCAAAAAGTATATCAAATACAGTAATCCAGATTGTCATATTAAATTGTCAGCaagtaatctggatagattgctaaTTATCAAACGCAACCCAAGCCCAAAGAGTTCAAGCCAGCACTAGAGGCTTCATGGGAATAGAAAGCAACAAAGAAAAAGTGAAACCGAGGCATCAAATGTTGTTTCTGAGCTTTTGCTTTAGTCAACAGGCGGGTATCTTCGGAATATGGTGATAAGCATCCCATCCTCCTGGAAAGCACCAAAGAATTAGAAAAACATATGGTCCATAGTTAATATTAGTTTTGGTTTACCATCCTGGTTGGCTAGTATCTTCATAGTGGATAGCACCATCATCGGGTTTATGTCAAGGGATAAAATGAAGAGTAGGCCCATGTCATCTGGCCCCATTTGTGACATGATTTATTTAAATAGCAAGGCTTTGTAGGACCAAGAGGCCAAATCACATAGGAAGGTCTATCAACTTAtatcatgataattttaaaataatgagCATTGATGTATAGTAAATTCTTCAAGttattgaaaaagattttttttccccCATAGGATTTATACTTTTCGAGCCATCCATGTGTTTTATTGACCAAATCAATTCATAATAATGTTAACTAAGTAATAAGAACTCTAGGCCAGATCATTCATGATGCAATTTGAATAATTTAGAAGCATTTTAAAAACGATCTGTTGCTACTATAAATGGTAGTGATTTTGCAACATGGCCGTCACGGCTTCTTCTATATATATTcagatattttattatatttaaaattatttttgcctAATCTATCTTCGTTGTGTGGCAGTTGGGAGTTGGTACAATATCGAGATCATATGGGCGGTGACGAGTGGAACTGGCCTGCCACTCCACCAGTCACCAGACACGAGGCAACAGCATGCATGGTGAAGCTATTACTTTTAATTTctactaaaaataaatataaaattggcAATCAACCCTGAGGAAGACCTCAATTCCCCCATTTTGGGACCAATGTCCCaagagaaatttaaaaaattaaagagaaacgtATGCAATTAATTAGCACAGCAAATCAATCCATTCCCTTTGAAAGCGTGCTGGAAGCACGCTAGTTCATGGCCAGAATTCTACAAGAAAAAATTGATATGAttagatattgattttttttaaaaaaaattgggtccacgCTATGTGGTCAGCCTTTTAATGTTCGAAAGACGTCCAGGACGGAGTCTTCTACATTGATTGATGGCTTGCTTTTGATGCAACCACGTCTCGCGGCCTTGACACGCGAGAAAAGCCGCTACGGGTGCAAGGAAATTCCTTACCACCTGCATGTTTGTTGTGAAGATAATGCTTGATTTAACGTTTGGAGGGTGGTGGAAGGAAACAAAGGGTAGTTTTCGCATGTTGAATCACAACCCAAGTTGTCCAGATTCCCTGCCGATTAGGTTTCATCAAATTCCAACAACGTCCGTAGTCATCTAATCTTGTACAATTGGTACCTTCACCGTTACATTCAACCTACTTAGTGATCAAATTGGAGCGCACTGCTTACAAAAGTTTCAACTTATTACATGTATTTTTATATGACATTTTTTCCTCTTGAGAATATCCCATATAACATataattttgtccaaaatttttaACCCCTTTCTCAAATCATGATCTTTTCATAATGACTAAACTACTTGTATTGCTTAAGGAAAAGAGGAGGGGGAGTAAAGAATGGAGAAAAGATTAAATCCAATAATAATAAATAACATGTTCTTCTTAGTAATGGAATAGAATCAGCATTACAAGAAATGTTTATAAGGTAGAAAAGTATTCATGGTCGGTATTGCTACGTGACATCATCAGAATAGTATgggtctttttattttatttgttatGATTATTTCAGCATTGACAATTAGTTGTAGGATAGGAAGTAACCCTGGTCCAAACTTGCAGATGAGCTTTCTTGCTTGGGAGGTCACCCATAGCAAAATACCACAACTGCCCAATACTAAGTAGACCAAAAGTTATTATATCTAGAGCGGAGTTTCTAAATATATGTTGGCCATCTAGTAGGCTTATATCAAAGCAGGGTAAAGAAGTGAGCAAGATGGACATTGTTACCTACTAGCAACCTTATTATAATTACTATTAGTATTATTAATACTACTCTTATTATCATTACTGTTACTATTACTATAACAAGTATTACTATTGCTGTTATTATTATtatcctcatcatcatcatcatttccttttattttttggtTGAGAAATTAAGGCATTAACTTATCTTTTTCAAGTTCACAAACTTAGTGTCCATGATTTATACtggaaaatatatcaaataattcTGATGGTTAAATTTAAGAACACTAATTGAGGTGAAGAGTCATATGCATAGTGCCAAAGAATCTATAGCTAATGTTCAAGGTGATAATCCTTTCTTCcaactttttttatgatattcaattttttttctcaaaattctacTAGTAGCAATTCTTTTGTCAAGGGAGGTATAAATTCTTGATTGTTTAGATGTGCTTGGCAAAGTAAAGCAAACTTGTTATCTTgcccaaaaaatataaaagaaaggagaaaaagatAAATGGAGAAAGAACTCCTAACCATGAAATCGGGCCAACAAAGCAAAGTTAGGTTACTATGTGCTTGTCTTCATGACTTCTCATCCATCTGTAGCTTTAAAGTGGAAGAATAGAAAGTTGGCTTCATTAAAAACTAAATTTTCCACCACTTTGGATGCTTGTTGGACTAAAGTGTAGTAGAAACACCTCGGACAATATCTTTAGTTGTGATTAGATCATATAAAGTATGACTTACAATTAACATGCGCAAATGGGAAAAAAAGGCAGTTTGTTCCATATCACATTGTTTATTCAATGGGTGGCATCTTGCCTCCCTTACCatcgaaaagaaagaaaaaaacacTATTTATCTAAAGAAGATTAGTTATTTTAAAGTCACACTGTAGATGCAAGTTCTCCTAACCGTTCATAAGCACATTTCATTTTTTTATTGGCATTTATTTAACAACATGTCCTCTATACTGCTTGCAATCTATCTTGCAAACTATGAGAGCCTTTGACTTGGTGGTTAAACAATTTCAACTAGTTTTTGGTCTTTTGTGTAGCTGGCATGAGGTAGGAAAGTGAGATTTCTTCCTTGATTAATCAATACATGATACATGTTTAGCATTACTTGTAAAGGTCGAGAGTTTAATTCCCTTTATCTCTCCATCTCTATCTTTCTGCCTCCAGCCAAGTCAAGATGGTTGAGCAAGACCTGGCCCATATTTTAAAACAATTTCTGAATAACTTGATCTTAATCATGCTGAGGTTAGACTGAGCACACACATGGGCCCTCTTTTTCTTCCATCCTACTGAGATTTAAATACCACCATAACTCAAAACACTGCATAACAAAAGTGTAGATGGGTTAACCAAAGGCCAGTCTGATTCCATGTTCATCACATTGTCTTTGGCTATAGACCAACTCCCAATAGCTTCATGATTCTCATGTTAGGAGATTATTACGTGTGGATTAACATTTATAATCGAGCTAATCAAGGAGCAAAACTTCTCAATCCCATCAAGGCAACCCATACTTGCGGCATTAATTAGCCACCATCACATTCCTCTTCTTGATCTTCCTGACGAATTACCTGGGAAACGGGTTATACGGGTCGATTCCCTTCCCACCTGACAAGGAGAAGGaacccacttttatttctttgcTCGACTCGGGATTCTCCCACGTTTCTCGAGCGGTTTCCCTTGTCGCTTTCTAGAAAGCCGTGAACAGGGGAGGAGCAGGGGAAGCGCGCGCGCACCGCAACGTGAGCGTCAGGCAGCGAGCCAGATGGCGAATTCCATCGGCTTGTGTGGTCCCTACAGCGTTTTTCCCGCCATTCTTGTGTGGGGCCCATCTCACGTGATCCATTACGTTATCGGATTCGTTTGCGTTAAATGACCAATATGGccctattttcttttcttttcgttgcttgtcttttttttttttcaatagtaCGCCCATTCAAGACGCTTCCAGGTCCGCCTCCGCGCTTCAACAGCTCACGTGGACCTTGTCGAACGTACGgagaaatattaaatattttaattgttGTTTAAGGAAAAAAGAAAGCCAGTATAATTTCTGAGATATTCTTGGGAGACGTTAGCTTTTGGAGTCCGATGGATGTGCGCTTGCTGATCTGTTTGCCGAAACCGGATAAAGCCTTTCTAGATTATCACGTGGATGACGAAAATATCCTCGCAGGAAAGCAGAAGAAGCGGAGAACTTCAACAAGTCCGGCGTTATGAAGGGATTTTGAGGGGTAGTTAGGTCAACAGAAAACCTTTTACCCTAAAAAAGGTAGGGACCGAATGGTAACCTCGACCTGGTTCTAGATTATTAAAACGTTTCTCGTCTCGTGGGTTCTGCCCGGCGGCCTGAGGCCTGAGCAACCATTCCACAAGTTTGAAGTATCCACGGAACTCAGCCGGTAACCAGGGTACCTTCACCCCGGTGGAAATAAGCAAATGTTAACCGCTATCCTCCATGTGATTTTCTTGTATAGAACTCcaaaatttaaattctaaaaatAGGATTCACCATTGCCAACCTAGTCAGGATATTTTCCCAGTTAAAGTTAAACCGTCccctttttttctgaaaaagcaACCATGCTAATAAGCGGTCAACGCACCGGTGGGTGAGGGTATTGAAACGAGTCCATGAGAGAGAGATTCAAAAGGgacgaggagaaaaagaaaaagtcaaaattaatgaaatattaattttaacgGGGACAGCCCGTGGGAAAGAGGACTAGGTGGTGGTGGGCCCGTACTCTATACCAATAATTTCGCGGGTCAGTCACGTCTCTCGCGGGGCCCACCATGCCCccaccaaaaaaaacaaaaaaggcgTGATCCCTTCTGCGGCACCACCTTCCTCACGTGACCTGTTACGGGCACGTGGCCATTTGGAATTCCACAACGGTCAATTCCCACCGGATCAGCCGGTGTGATGGAGAAGCGGACGGAGCGGGGCCAGCTTTCCACGAGCCGCTCAGGGCGCGGCAGCGGTGGTGGACGATGCTCTTTAGGGAAgtgaaggaaggaaaaaaaaaaaatattggtgaggGAGGTGTCGCCAAGCCATTCGAGTTCCGACACGTGTCATCAGATATCATTTTAAGCGGCTCGGCTTGGCTCGTAGTCGATCGGCCTGGAAGCCAACCGGTGGTTCGGGTCCGCCATTGAGCGGGTCGACATCGCCTACATTTTTGCGGGTCACGGGTTCAATGCCGCATGCTAGTAGATAAGCATAGATACCTAACCCACGGCCGCTGCCTGAATCTTGCAGCTCTTCGGCCTCGAACAGCAAAGAACGGTTTTCACGTTTGTTGTACTGACGCGTGTCCGTGAGGTGATAGATGCCCTGCATTAACAAGATGTGCCACCTAACAGAAACTTCCACCTGGAATACGGAACAAGGAGAATGACGTCTGATAATACAAACACAACATAATAGTATTCGAGATCTTAAAAGATACCGCGTCACAGCATTGTTCTCATAATGGTGTCTCTGCGTAATTTGATTAGTTGGATTCTTGGGGACCACATCCTGCTTTAGTTTTCATGGGGTTTGAGTGAAAGATCTACCATGTGGTGGAGCTAATTATATTTAGTATTCTGCTTCATTAATTTATGTTTGCAAATTTGGTGTTAACTTGTACAAGATAGGATGATTCTCAATAAAGTTACACAATATGGCATGAATCATCTATCCATGTCATTGATGTAACTAGAAATGAGCACGTTATGACGCTGGTttagaaaatatataaataattcttGGCACCATGTCACCGTTACTTAATTAACACCCATTCATCTTCCAACCCTATGCAAGCTTATTTCCTATTACTAAATTTTAGAAATACAGTTATCGCccctcaaaatatttaaaaataataaaaatatattctagatGCATCAATATCATATGGCCGTGATGTTCCAATGCACTTTAATGCATTGGTCCTTCAAAAAATTCTGATCTCTTGTTGTTTCTTCATTTAAGATAATAAACAATCGAGAAACATGTGATATTATTAAATTTATGGATTTTCATGAGACAAATCGTTGATTTATTGAAAAGAAGAGATGTTCATAAAAAGGAGGCTAGATTTAGATCCACAAATCCTAGAAAGATGCTTTCGGTTTACGCAAACACTTGTTTCCTTTTATTACTCTAACCATAAAGAAACCAACATGATCCTATCAGAGAGTATCAAAATTCTAGGTTAGCTGCCTACTTGATTGCCTATCCAATAGATAGATGGAAAACTTTTGTATACATGTAGATCATATTAGGACTTTGTCATTTTTCCAAAGGAGAAGACTAAATTTTGATTGTACAATTGATAGCGACATGAAGCTAAGCATCCTGAGTTGGTGATTCACATGTTATTGTGCTTTTATATGTTAAAGCTTTTCTATTGGGGacggatttttttttatttcttcaaagaaaaagaaagaggattcTTGAGGCTTTAACATggtttatgattttattttttttaatatcactataattttatattaaagttaggattgtttctttgcattggaaATACATATAAGATCATCCATGTGCACCTTGGATATGTTATAATAGTATAATACAATAGTCAAGATAGCCATTTGATGGTACAATgatttaatatacatatataaataatcaagtGTGCATTTATATAAAACCATGAAGCAATAAAATGTGACTCAACCAAAAATCTTATGAAAGTCCACGATTTATTTTAACATTACAAAACCAAAAATGAATGTGGGATCATGGCCATATAGCCAAGTACAAAATGGAGGTAAAAAAGGGCTCTAGCAGTTGATCTATGTCTTACAAATCAATTTCTAAGATGGTCTAATTATAGTGAAATATACATATTCTAACATACTTATAATGTTTTCTGGACAAACCCAAAATCATTGAACCATAATTTTGTCCACTCTTGTTGATATCTATaattgagttttggatcaaaaTACTCATTTTTGTTTTGATGAGCAAAACCAGGCAGTGGCATGGAATCGTACCACTATATTCAGAACGGATAAAAATCCGAAAAATTGTACTAAAACAAGTAACATATCAATCATATACTACCATACTGGCTAACATAGATAACATCAATAAAGTATTTTTCTAATGATCTACTCTCTGTCAAGTCGAAATGGGTACACATTGAACTAGGTCAGGGATCATACATCTCCCTCTTTGGGGAgtcactttctttttttttctttggaaggGGTGTTCATTATCCTCAATTGATTCCATTTTCTATACGCTTATTTCTTCAAAGCTCCATCAAATTTAAGCACCCAACGAACTTGTATCCAATCAGATTATCCCAGCAGACCTATTATTGCTCCTCTCCCGTTCACCCAGTTCTTTTCGGTTGTATTTGGACGGCAACAGGAGATTTGCGTGACATTGGAAATCTAATCAAACAAAGAACGCTTCAACGATCAAACCGAAAGGATATTTCCGTAATTCTACTCCCCTTAGGACCGACGTCAGATCCCCTTCCACGCTTCCGGAATAAAAAAAACCCGCAAGAAACGCCTTCTAACGTCCCATCCATCCAGCTTAGCCGACTACTCTGCCGAGCCGCTGAGGTGGTGGGCGATCCCGGACGCCAATCCCGGAATTCAGATCCAGTTAATAGCTGAGATCCCcgagaaagagggaaaaaaattaaataaaccaAATTCGAAAAAAGCAACGCGCCCGTGATGGATGACCCCAAAATCCCGATCTCCACGCGCCCGCTGTCCACCTCTCCACCTCCCCCGTTACCCCTTTGCagtatttgatttatttattcaTTAAATTATTCTCCTTAGTATTTTCCTTTaattaaaaaggaaaagagaTCCGCTCCCAAACTTCCCCCTATATAAACCCCCACCACAACCCCCGTCTCCTCCCCAAAACACCCCCGCTCTTTTTCTTCCCTCTCTGCCCCCAACGCTCCTCGCTATTATACTTTTTCTCTTCCCTTTCTATCCAACAAActattctccctctcttctttacCAAGAAAACTATTCTCTCTACTTCCTCCGTTTTTGGTCCTCTCCCTATGGAGGACTCCGGCAACAAGAGAAGCCGGGAGGAGTCGGAGGAATCTCCGGAGGCGAAACGGCTCCACGCCGAACTACTCTTCGACATCCTCGACGACGACTCCGACGCCGGCGACCGGGATCCAGCTACCCAAGACCTGGCCTCCGTGATGAAGATCTTCGAGGAGGAGATCGCCCAACCGCCGCCTCCGCCGGCGCCTGCGGCGCCGGACGCGGTGGATCCGGTCTTTCCGCCGGCCGATTTTGAAAATCTCGGCCAACCGGATCTCGGTTACCTTCTCGAGGCCTCCGATGACGAGCTTGGCCTCCCGCCGACGGTCCCGTCGTCGTCAGATGAGGACGGGGACGCCAGGAAGGCGCAGCCCGCCGGTGGCGAGATGGGGGCGGAGCCGGAGGCCCATGGGTTTGGGCAGATCTGGGCGTTCGACGAGGAGATCACGGGGTGTTACGACGGGCTGGAGTTTGGGGTCCGGCAGCAGGATGAGAGGGAGgcgtcggcggcggccgaggagGCTGTGGTTTTCGACGGCGGGCTGTTCGATTTTCCGGACGTGCTCTGCGGGCCGTCCGATTTGGCTGATCTCTCGTGGCGGCCGGAATCTTTGCCGGCCGTCTAACGGAACTTTCCGGTGGATACCTTTTTAGCTTAACCTTATTTTGTTTTCTCTTTTCGGACGGGAGTTTGTATATTTTAGAAAAAGTGGAACAGAAGGCCGtagatgaaaaaaaagaaaaaaaaaagttctgaCGTCAAGATGGGCTTCCCCTTCTATTCTCAGTGAACCTGAGTTTTAGTATGCTTCATTGATCGTTTGATGGAGATAAGCCATTACACCTTTTTCCTTTCTCCGCCTCTGGAAAAATTATCTATCTCCCATGCGGTAAGTTTGCGAACTGGGATGAGAAGACtttgaaaaatgagaaaaaaaaaaaaaaactgtggaTTAATGAAATTAACTAAATGGTGGTAGGAGTTGTGGATCTGCCGGTCGGCGTAACTTTAGTTTTGGTGACCGTTTGATGGCTTTTTCAGACGTCATGAATGACATGGGATGTTTTTTAGTATTATTCTTTTCTTAATTAACGGCAACCATGGATGCGTGCTGCCCGCGTGGCGGACACGTGTTGGACAGTCCGTCAGAGATTGCGCTTCTCGTCAAAATTAAAGATATGGAGGAATATATGATTTGGCTCGCGGTGGGTTTCGTGGCTGGATGGgagaataatagtataatatgAAGTGCACTATTCATTAACGCAAGAATTCTATGTTAATTTCTCAAAAGATTAACCTTTTTAACCTCAATTCTTTTACCCCCTGTTTTATGTTAACCTTTTTGGACTTT
The sequence above is a segment of the Elaeis guineensis isolate ETL-2024a chromosome 7, EG11, whole genome shotgun sequence genome. Coding sequences within it:
- the LOC105048444 gene encoding uncharacterized protein; the protein is MEDSGNKRSREESEESPEAKRLHAELLFDILDDDSDAGDRDPATQDLASVMKIFEEEIAQPPPPPAPAAPDAVDPVFPPADFENLGQPDLGYLLEASDDELGLPPTVPSSSDEDGDARKAQPAGGEMGAEPEAHGFGQIWAFDEEITGCYDGLEFGVRQQDEREASAAAEEAVVFDGGLFDFPDVLCGPSDLADLSWRPESLPAV